A single Moritella sp. Urea-trap-13 DNA region contains:
- a CDS encoding ABC transporter permease subunit has product MAEQFSLTIAGSRKRLLKDKLAEYGIKMGGGVVLMTLLLIFFYLLYVVYPVFESAKIESKAQYSQSFAGKTYALAMEEQNEIAYRYSDLGINFFNTIDPNVALMQYALPQQAASFGQSGPTSSAVVFGLNDGNAIVAAADFDITYPGDKRLITPQVKFPFGEQPIEVDSQGQALQHIAIEVEGENAAIVAITADNRGVLLRYVAEENFMTEELEWSSETIELPSMPMNVEQVLLTPNFRFIFMRSGNKLSIYDIRDTDDISIVEVLDINEHQQNVTHVALLTGASSLLVGNDNGVVSQWFEVAKDGERKFTKIRQFDAKSSVTDITIEYSRKGFMTVGKDNSLSIFHTTGETTLLHQDLKMGSLQHLAISPRANAFMVESEQGIGFYKLTNEHPEVTWSALWQEVWYEGYPEPDYVWQSTSASDDFEAKLSLVPITFGTIKAAFYAMLFAVPIAVAGAIYTAYFMNSGLRKVIKPTVEIMEALPTVILGFLAGLWLAPFVEMHLPGVMMIAVLLPFSAVLVAAIWHFLPPSFVNRVPEGAHVIILLPVLLLVGYLSVLASPLVEDLVFDGDARAYINDIFGFDQRNSLIVGIAMGFAVIPTIFSIAEDAIFSVPKHLTQGSLALGATSWQTLVRVVLLTASPGIFSAIMMGLGRAVGETMIVLMATGNTPVMDFNIFSGMRTLAANIAVEMPESEVGSSHYRVLFLAAFVLFVLTFIFNTIAEFVRQRLREKYSAI; this is encoded by the coding sequence ATGGCTGAACAGTTTTCTTTAACGATTGCGGGCTCCCGTAAACGCTTACTTAAAGATAAACTCGCAGAATATGGTATTAAAATGGGCGGTGGTGTTGTACTGATGACACTGTTGTTAATATTTTTCTACCTATTGTATGTGGTTTATCCGGTTTTTGAATCTGCGAAAATAGAATCAAAAGCACAATACAGTCAGTCTTTTGCTGGTAAAACCTATGCATTAGCAATGGAAGAGCAAAATGAAATTGCTTACCGTTATAGTGACTTAGGAATTAACTTCTTTAATACTATCGATCCTAATGTGGCCTTAATGCAGTATGCATTACCACAGCAAGCCGCGTCATTTGGTCAAAGTGGACCAACATCATCAGCCGTGGTATTCGGTTTGAATGATGGTAATGCGATCGTTGCTGCCGCCGATTTCGATATTACTTACCCTGGTGATAAGCGTCTTATTACCCCACAAGTTAAGTTTCCTTTTGGCGAGCAACCGATTGAAGTTGATAGCCAAGGGCAAGCATTGCAACACATTGCTATTGAAGTTGAAGGCGAAAATGCCGCGATTGTGGCTATCACAGCCGATAATCGTGGAGTGTTATTACGTTACGTTGCTGAAGAAAACTTCATGACTGAAGAATTGGAATGGAGCAGCGAAACAATCGAACTGCCTTCAATGCCAATGAATGTTGAGCAAGTATTGTTAACCCCTAACTTCCGCTTTATCTTTATGCGCAGTGGTAACAAGTTATCTATCTACGATATCCGTGATACCGATGATATTTCTATTGTTGAAGTATTAGACATTAATGAACACCAACAGAATGTGACTCATGTGGCATTACTAACGGGTGCAAGTTCATTATTGGTTGGTAATGACAATGGCGTAGTCAGTCAGTGGTTCGAAGTAGCGAAAGACGGTGAGCGTAAGTTTACTAAGATCCGTCAATTCGATGCCAAATCAAGTGTCACTGATATTACCATTGAATATTCACGTAAAGGTTTCATGACTGTGGGTAAGGATAATAGCTTAAGCATTTTCCATACTACCGGCGAAACGACATTATTACACCAAGACCTTAAAATGGGTTCACTGCAACACCTTGCTATCTCTCCTCGAGCAAATGCGTTTATGGTTGAATCAGAACAGGGCATTGGTTTCTACAAGTTGACTAATGAGCATCCAGAAGTAACGTGGAGCGCATTATGGCAAGAAGTTTGGTATGAAGGTTATCCTGAACCCGATTATGTCTGGCAGTCAACATCAGCATCAGATGACTTCGAAGCAAAACTAAGTTTAGTACCAATTACATTTGGTACCATTAAAGCCGCATTTTATGCCATGTTATTCGCGGTGCCTATCGCGGTAGCAGGTGCGATTTATACTGCTTACTTCATGAATTCTGGTTTACGTAAAGTAATCAAACCGACAGTTGAAATCATGGAAGCGTTACCAACGGTGATCCTTGGTTTCCTTGCCGGTCTATGGTTAGCACCGTTTGTGGAAATGCATTTACCCGGGGTCATGATGATCGCCGTGTTATTGCCATTCTCCGCCGTGCTGGTGGCTGCAATTTGGCACTTCTTGCCACCGTCATTTGTTAACCGTGTTCCAGAGGGCGCACACGTTATTATCCTATTACCAGTATTACTGTTGGTTGGTTACTTATCAGTATTAGCGAGTCCGCTGGTAGAAGATCTGGTATTTGATGGTGATGCACGTGCTTACATCAATGATATCTTTGGTTTCGATCAACGTAACTCCTTGATTGTTGGTATTGCGATGGGCTTTGCGGTTATTCCTACTATCTTCTCGATTGCTGAAGATGCCATTTTTAGTGTACCAAAACATTTAACCCAAGGTTCATTGGCGTTAGGTGCGACAAGCTGGCAGACCCTGGTGAGGGTGGTATTACTTACCGCAAGTCCAGGTATTTTCTCGGCAATCATGATGGGGCTAGGCCGTGCGGTTGGCGAAACCATGATTGTATTAATGGCAACCGGTAATACCCCTGTGATGGACTTCAATATTTTCTCTGGTATGAGAACATTGGCAGCCAACATTGCGGTGGAAATGCCTGAATCAGAAGTGGGTAGCTCGCATTACCGCGTCCTGTTCTTAGCGGCATTCGTACTGTTTGTACTGACGTTTATATTCAATACCATTGCGGAATTCGTGAGACAGCGTTTACGTGAAAAATACAGCGCGATTTAA
- the pstA gene encoding phosphate ABC transporter permease PstA — MKNWFRSGSPWIWMTGGAVSISLIAVLGLLMLIAWRGLTYFWPSAIHEFNVQLEDGSSRVVIGEIYDREVVPIQRLLEAGVKIDPTLETVERILVKTGNREYVDLDFSWLLGPAITEQSTPAAVAVFERFNNGNFYGYPVAIEEAGVKKTLTSAAQLDTLIDRAVALNDKAQDLQKGEISSVNYELERIRLKLRSYELKEQLTSAIETKYSKISAGLRAEYQIHEAQLFSYRDQANRDAVIVKDMRGEEVRIPLANVLEVTYPNDMSIVSKISHWFGNVGSFITSDPREANTEGGVFPAIFGTIFMVMLMAVIVTPLGVVAAIYLHEYAPKNGLTKMIRIAVINLAGVPSIVYGVFGLGFFVYMLGGSIDELFYPESSPSPVFGSPGVLWSALTLAILTLPVVIVSTEEGLSRIPTSLRQGSLALGATKFETLWRIIVPMASPAIMTGLILAVARAAGEVAPLMLVGVVKLAPTLPVDMNFPYIHVERKFMHLGFHIYDVGFQSPNVEAARPLVYATSFLLVTVIIGLNLTAIGVRNHLREKFKNLEL, encoded by the coding sequence ATGAAAAATTGGTTTCGCTCAGGATCGCCTTGGATATGGATGACTGGTGGTGCTGTAAGCATAAGTTTGATTGCAGTACTTGGTTTGTTAATGTTGATCGCATGGCGTGGTCTGACTTACTTTTGGCCAAGTGCAATACATGAATTTAATGTACAGCTAGAAGATGGTTCGAGTCGCGTTGTTATTGGTGAGATTTACGACCGTGAAGTCGTACCCATCCAACGTTTACTTGAAGCGGGTGTCAAGATTGACCCAACGTTAGAAACAGTAGAGCGTATCTTGGTTAAAACTGGTAACCGTGAATATGTTGATCTTGATTTCAGCTGGTTACTGGGGCCCGCAATTACCGAGCAATCAACACCGGCAGCTGTTGCTGTGTTTGAACGTTTCAATAACGGTAACTTTTATGGTTACCCGGTTGCTATCGAAGAAGCTGGGGTGAAAAAGACCTTAACGTCTGCGGCGCAATTAGATACCTTGATTGACCGTGCTGTGGCATTAAACGATAAAGCCCAAGATTTACAGAAAGGTGAAATCAGTTCAGTTAACTATGAATTAGAGCGTATCCGCCTAAAATTACGTAGTTATGAATTAAAAGAACAACTGACTAGCGCGATTGAAACGAAGTACAGCAAGATATCTGCAGGGCTGCGTGCTGAATATCAAATTCATGAAGCGCAATTATTCAGTTATCGTGACCAAGCCAATCGTGATGCCGTGATCGTCAAAGACATGCGTGGTGAGGAAGTTCGTATTCCATTAGCAAACGTGCTGGAAGTGACTTACCCGAACGACATGAGTATCGTCAGTAAGATCAGCCATTGGTTTGGTAACGTAGGCAGCTTTATTACCAGCGACCCACGTGAAGCCAATACTGAAGGCGGTGTTTTTCCGGCTATCTTTGGTACTATTTTTATGGTGATGTTGATGGCTGTTATTGTTACGCCATTAGGTGTGGTTGCAGCGATTTACTTACACGAATATGCACCGAAAAATGGCTTAACGAAAATGATCCGTATTGCGGTGATTAATCTCGCCGGTGTACCATCAATCGTATACGGTGTATTTGGTCTGGGTTTCTTTGTTTACATGTTAGGTGGTTCTATTGATGAACTATTCTATCCTGAATCGTCACCATCACCGGTATTTGGTTCGCCAGGTGTATTGTGGTCGGCATTAACATTAGCTATCTTAACGTTACCAGTAGTGATTGTATCAACGGAAGAAGGCTTATCGCGTATTCCAACATCACTGCGTCAAGGCTCGTTAGCACTGGGTGCAACTAAGTTTGAAACCTTATGGCGTATTATTGTGCCAATGGCAAGTCCAGCAATTATGACCGGCCTGATCCTGGCTGTTGCACGTGCAGCGGGTGAAGTCGCCCCATTGATGCTGGTGGGTGTCGTTAAGCTGGCACCAACACTGCCGGTCGATATGAACTTCCCATACATTCACGTAGAACGTAAGTTCATGCACTTAGGTTTCCACATCTATGATGTTGGTTTCCAAAGTCCAAATGTCGAAGCGGCACGACCATTAGTTTATGCCACGTCGTTCTTGTTAGTGACGGTTATTATCGGACTAAACTTAACGGCAATTGGTGTGCGTAACCATTTACGCGAAAAATTCAAAAATTTAGAACTATAG